The proteins below are encoded in one region of Triticum aestivum cultivar Chinese Spring chromosome 1B, IWGSC CS RefSeq v2.1, whole genome shotgun sequence:
- the LOC123127562 gene encoding uncharacterized protein isoform X1, which translates to MACGHGGEVLRRRREPPGRERPHGSVPLGEKEGEETCHGDGMSARPQDFALPSSFAGRCPGRATPARVFLLLLFPVDIQEATWHLMSATCLSVTREMKEGCNGICTRSDFGHIIAGDWKSKTEDRADCFDSDYLEILWLAVPGSVRPTAASTR; encoded by the exons ATGGCGTGCGGGCACGGAGGCGAggttctccggcggcggcgggaaccTCCAGGCAGAGAGCGACCCCATGGATCCGTCcctttaggagagaaggaaggagaggagacaTGCCATGGAGATGGGATGAGTGCGCGACCCCAGGATTTTGCGCTGCCGTCTTCTTTCGCCGGTCGGTGCCCTGGAAGAGCGACACCAGCCAG GGTTTTCTTGTTGCTACTATTCCCCGTGGATATTCAAGAGGCAACTTGGCACCTAATGTCAGCAACGTGCTTATCGGTGACGAGGGAAATGAAAGAAGGCTGCAATGGAATTTGTACTAG ATCAGATTTTGGCCATATAATTGCCGGTGACTGGAAGTCTAAAACTGAAGATAGGGCAGATTGTTTTGATTCCGATTACTTGGAGATCTTGTGGCTTGCTGTCCCTGGATCAGTCAGACCTACGGCAGCATCAACTCGTTGA
- the LOC123127562 gene encoding uncharacterized protein isoform X2, translating to MHHQFASREGRGRVMTKCHTNECECLFRVFLLLLFPVDIQEATWHLMSATCLSVTREMKEGCNGICTRSDFGHIIAGDWKSKTEDRADCFDSDYLEILWLAVPGSVRPTAASTR from the exons ATGCATCACCAGTTTGCTTctagagaaggaaggggaagag TTATGACTAAGTGCCACACCAATGAATGTGAATGTCTGTTCAG GGTTTTCTTGTTGCTACTATTCCCCGTGGATATTCAAGAGGCAACTTGGCACCTAATGTCAGCAACGTGCTTATCGGTGACGAGGGAAATGAAAGAAGGCTGCAATGGAATTTGTACTAG ATCAGATTTTGGCCATATAATTGCCGGTGACTGGAAGTCTAAAACTGAAGATAGGGCAGATTGTTTTGATTCCGATTACTTGGAGATCTTGTGGCTTGCTGTCCCTGGATCAGTCAGACCTACGGCAGCATCAACTCGTTGA